From Labeo rohita strain BAU-BD-2019 chromosome 18, IGBB_LRoh.1.0, whole genome shotgun sequence, the proteins below share one genomic window:
- the prrt4a gene encoding proline-rich transmembrane protein 4 — protein sequence MTPQSEALLLVFSFSLCGSLCAVSLNRNERAQFWASTDPEPATTSPWTSRSTKKDTTGPTDVLHSEETSRDLDMDLSVEQNPYVTMQDHGLSRLPPSGTPRIKTLTSTKTEPPSDMQNDEEGPLTETSDRPNFSKQGKMEQSFKSSLATLQYFPSQARSTESKTPIDWNTETYTPQTPAETRFSTYQALWKSSGATQTPYARGTLDGATSPRGVTDNLQPSEETKDLTDAPTGGLTKPTLNMSSPDPEREEHEGVDQVKKEQNGQSTTTVIKVTETFPEAASPDDDWRKSSTLPDCSLVGTRICQLPDSSRNHISSNNTLSTPPPVYETTPPGVITPPLEALTPPLLVPLLTDWNAAMATWGLAWELQVYVLGCVFSLVAVLSVLSLMCLPLRWPSGCAHFSLLHLLQLLTGSSRALWLLYDPYGQKERLPIAWARLLHEAAYPCITASFGLLLLLLTARSCTQLLSQNTLQRSTCLLAALVLLHIAIVMASMAILQLFPTLQVVPLLPPAAFVLMSSVLSFTYLLLYCCARADVKHIYRLNESSPERPSCHASRCPFTEARMWERAARTGVFSALFLLACGGLRLYAMLNAGGLTGGVMVGLMPWPWWGFQLSCRVCETGVCLSLALVITHPLLCCGVPLSKPGGCTWLFKKPPTEGATLAKPTILSSRCGWSLRPTEKLGLCEGIARRESESVPLYTLVELPHSESDGLDLHYPGSPQHESCTQLSQTTKKSKVSHASSFASFDADSTADLRPPSPIDLRRSIDEALNSEALFQHSLFGSSRLSLSTRGPPDGQPCRGNSTEPSLYRTASCGDVDPVIVPSRPRQWSTISGRPAQVSVHSTQQSQSSLHRGSQSGQQLHRRYTTLGSTSSRGSADVETTPHVDELAVQAEFINVCRQIDALSISSDTIDL from the exons ATGACCCCTCAGAGTGAAGCTCTACTGCTGGTGTTCAGTTTTTCACTGTGTGGTAGTCTGTGTGCTGTATCTTTAAATAGAAATGAAAGAGCTCAGTTTTGGGCCAGCACGGACCCAGAGCCAGCTACCACCTCACCATGGACATCTCGATCaacaaaaaaggacacaactgGTCCAACCGATGTATTACATTCAGAGGAGACTAGCCGAGACCTTGACATGGACCTTTCAGTTGAACAAAACCCCTATGTCACAATGCAGGATCATGGTTTGTCAAGGCTTCCACCCTCAGGAACACCACGGATCAAAACTTTGACTTCCACTAAGACTGAACCTCCTTCAGATATGCAGAACGATGAAGAGGGACCTTTAACAGAGACATCTGATAGGCCAAATTTTAGTAAGCAAGGCAAAATGGAACAGTCTTTTAAATCTTCATTGGCAACACTGCAGTATTTTCCTTCTCAGGCCCGGAGTACTGAGTCCAAGACACCTATTGATTGGAATACAGAGACATATACACCTCAGACTCCTGCTGAAACCAGATTTAGCACCTACCAGGCACTGTGGAAGTCCTCTGGTGCTACTCAGACACCATATGCCAGAGGAACCTTAGATGGTGCCACTTCCCCAAGAGGAGTGACAGACAATCTGCAGCCATCTGAGGAAACAAAGGATTTGACAGATGCTCCAACAG GTGGTCTGACAAAACCGACTCTCAATATGTCAAGTCCTGACCCTGAAAGAGAGGAGCATGAGGGTGTTGACCAAGTGAAAAAGGAACAAAATGGCCAATCGACCACCACTGTGATCAAGGTCACTGAAACCTTTCCTGAAGCAG CATCTCCAGATGATGACTGGCGCAAATCTTCCACACTTCCGGACTGCAGCCTGGTTGGCACTAGAATCTGTCAGTTGCCTGACTCCTCAAGGAATCAcatttcaagtaacaacactCTGTCCACGCCACCACCTGTGTATGAAACCACACCCCCTGGTGTAATAACCCCACCCCTTGAAGCCCTGACTCCACCTCTACTGGTCCCTCTACTAACCGACTGGAATGCTGCTATGGCGACATGGGGCCTGGCTTGGGAGTTGCAGGTTTATGTACTCGGCTGCGTGTTCTCGCTCGTGGCTGTGCTGTCTGTGCTCAGCCTGATGTGTTTGCCGTTGCGCTGGCCTTCTGGCTGTGCTCACTTTAGCCTTCTCCACCTTCTCCAACTACTAACGGGTTCGAGCAGAGCTCTGTGGCTCCTCTACGATCCATACGGACAAAAAGAGCGCCTACCCATAGCTTGGGCACGACTGCTGCATGAAGCTGCCTATCCTTGTATTACGGCATCATTTggtctgctgcttctactgctaacTGCTCGCTCTTGTACCCAGCTACTTTCCCAGAACACCCTGCAGCGCAGTACCTGCCTGTTGGCTGCCCTAGTACTGCTGCACATAGCCATAGTGATGGCTTCCATGGCAATACTGCAACTCTTTCCCACTCTGCAAGTTGTGCCTCTACTACCGCCTGCAGCCTTTGTGTTGATGTCGTCCGTCTTGTCATTCACATATCTGCTTCTTTACTGCTGCGCCCGTGCTGATGTCAAGCACATTTATCGGCTAAATGAGAGCTCTCCTGAGCGGCCATCGTGCCATGCCAGCAGGTGTCCCTTCACAGAGGCACGGATGTGGGAAAGAGCGGCCAGGACAGGTGTGTTCTCTGCCCTGTTTCTGCTAGCATGTGGTGGTCTTCGACTCTATGCCATGCTTAATGCAGGAGGGCTCACCGGGGGAGTCATGGTTGGACTGATGCCCTGGCCCTGGTGGGGCTTTCAGCTCAGCTGCCGAGTGTGTGAAACAGGAGTATGCCTCAGCCTCGCTCTTGTAATCACTCACCCCCTACTCTGTTGCGGTGTGCCCCTTTCCAAACCAGGAGGCTGCACCTGGCTCTTCAAAAAGCCACCCACAGAAGGTGCCACACTGGCCAAGCCCACCATTCTCTCGAGTCGGTGTGGCTGGTCACTACGGCCCACCGAGAAGCTGGGGTTGTGTGAGGGAATAGCACGGCGGGAAAGCGAAAGCGTACCGCTCTACACCTTGGTGGAGCTTCCGCACAGCGAATCTGATGGCTTGGACCTCCACTATCCGGGCAGCCCTCAACACGAATCTTGCACACAGCTCTCCCAAACGACAAAGAAGAGCAAAGTATCCCATGCCTCCTCCTTTGCAAGCTTTGACGCTGACTCCACGGCAGATCTGCGGCCACCTTCGCCAATCGACCTGCGACGAAGCATCGACGAGGCGTTGAACAGCGAGGCTCTGTTCCAGCATAGCCTGTTCGGCTCCTCCAGGCTCTCTCTCAGCACACGCGGACCCCCAGACGGACAACCCTGTCGGGGAAACTCCACCGAACCCAGCCTATATCGCACAGCCTCCTGTGGAGATGTGGACCCTGTTATCGTACCCAGCCGGCCCAGGCAATGGAGCACTATATCTGGGAGACCAGCTCAAGTTTCGGTCCACTCAACACAACAGTCCCAGAGCAGCCTACACAGGGGCTCTCAGTCCGGGCAGCAACTCCACAGACGGTACACAACCTTAGGCTCTACATCCTCCAGAGGGAGTGCGGATGTGGAGACAACTCCCCATGTTGATGAGCTTGCCGTTCAGGCTGAATTCATCAACGTCTGCAGGCAGATAGATGCACTCAGTATCAGTAGTGATACTATTGATCTATAG
- the si:dkey-5i3.5 gene encoding transmembrane protein 53 isoform X1, with translation MSFIQKIRYFFKRQISRVRMALSGFFWRRRTPEAATMVGVTAHKISKHITFLANDVDGTLTDGVSPVHPKPILLLLPWLGSRPQAIAKYCEIYFRTGFDVLVVESEVSQFLWPRWGLEYGGRVLELLESERFSQRPLLVHAFSIGGYTFAQVLVHVAKDTQRYRGLTNRIRGHIYDSLVMGSLEHMANGLGKTIMPRMEGLVKSASLLYFRVFKYQTVDYFDSAISIFWNTPITAPSLFFYSENDALCDYKSLEKMADFWKSRGLSVESKKWKESVHAGHLRTHPQDYLSTLENFVQSLNMVPLKAKM, from the exons ATGTCATTCATCCAGAAGATTAGATATTTCTTTAAAAGGCAGATTTCTAGAGTTCGGATGGCGTTGAGCGGATTTTTTTGGCGCAGACGGACACCTGA AGCGGCCACCATGGTTGGGGTCACAGCTCACAAGATCAGCAAACACATCACCTTCCTCGCCAATGACGTCGATGGGACTCTCACGGATGGTGTTTCACCTGTTCACCCTAAACCGATATTGCTGTTGTTGCCATGGCTGGGCTCCAGACCACAGGCCATTGCCAAATACTGTGAGATTTACTTTCGCACTGGCTTTGATGTGCTTGTAGTGGAAAGTGAGGTGAGCCAGTTCTTGTGGCCACGCTGGGGGCTGGAGTATGGTGGCCGTGTGCTCGAATTACTAGAGAGCGAGCGCTTCTCACAGCGCCCCCTACTGGTCCATGCTTTCTCCATAGGAGGATATACGTTTGCTCAGGTGCTTGTTCATGTGGCCAAAGACACCCAGCGTTACCGAGGCCTGACCAACCGGATCAGGGGTCACATCTATGACAGCCTTGTCATGGGATCGCTGGAGCATATGGCCAACG GCCTGGGTAAAACCATAATGCCCCGGATGGAAGGTCTCGTGAAGTCAGCTAGCCTTCTGTACTTCCGTGTCTTTAAATACCAGACGGTTGACTACTTTGACTCAGCGATCAGCATTTTCTGGAACACTCCCATAACGGCACCTTCtcttttcttctactctgagAACGACGCACTGTGCGATTACAAGAGCTTGGAGAAGATGGCAGATTTCTGGAAGAGCCGCGGCCTATCTGTTGAGAGCAAGAAGTGGAAGGAGTCTGTTCATGCAGGTCATCTCCGCACACACCCTCAGGATTATCTGTCCACGCTGGAGAACTTTGTGCAGTCTCTCAACATGGTGCCTCTGAAGgccaaaatgtga
- the si:dkey-5i3.5 gene encoding transmembrane protein 53 isoform X2 produces the protein MLSRAATMVGVTAHKISKHITFLANDVDGTLTDGVSPVHPKPILLLLPWLGSRPQAIAKYCEIYFRTGFDVLVVESEVSQFLWPRWGLEYGGRVLELLESERFSQRPLLVHAFSIGGYTFAQVLVHVAKDTQRYRGLTNRIRGHIYDSLVMGSLEHMANGLGKTIMPRMEGLVKSASLLYFRVFKYQTVDYFDSAISIFWNTPITAPSLFFYSENDALCDYKSLEKMADFWKSRGLSVESKKWKESVHAGHLRTHPQDYLSTLENFVQSLNMVPLKAKM, from the exons ATGCTTTCCAGAGCGGCCACCATGGTTGGGGTCACAGCTCACAAGATCAGCAAACACATCACCTTCCTCGCCAATGACGTCGATGGGACTCTCACGGATGGTGTTTCACCTGTTCACCCTAAACCGATATTGCTGTTGTTGCCATGGCTGGGCTCCAGACCACAGGCCATTGCCAAATACTGTGAGATTTACTTTCGCACTGGCTTTGATGTGCTTGTAGTGGAAAGTGAGGTGAGCCAGTTCTTGTGGCCACGCTGGGGGCTGGAGTATGGTGGCCGTGTGCTCGAATTACTAGAGAGCGAGCGCTTCTCACAGCGCCCCCTACTGGTCCATGCTTTCTCCATAGGAGGATATACGTTTGCTCAGGTGCTTGTTCATGTGGCCAAAGACACCCAGCGTTACCGAGGCCTGACCAACCGGATCAGGGGTCACATCTATGACAGCCTTGTCATGGGATCGCTGGAGCATATGGCCAACG GCCTGGGTAAAACCATAATGCCCCGGATGGAAGGTCTCGTGAAGTCAGCTAGCCTTCTGTACTTCCGTGTCTTTAAATACCAGACGGTTGACTACTTTGACTCAGCGATCAGCATTTTCTGGAACACTCCCATAACGGCACCTTCtcttttcttctactctgagAACGACGCACTGTGCGATTACAAGAGCTTGGAGAAGATGGCAGATTTCTGGAAGAGCCGCGGCCTATCTGTTGAGAGCAAGAAGTGGAAGGAGTCTGTTCATGCAGGTCATCTCCGCACACACCCTCAGGATTATCTGTCCACGCTGGAGAACTTTGTGCAGTCTCTCAACATGGTGCCTCTGAAGgccaaaatgtga
- the tmem243a gene encoding transmembrane protein 243 isoform X2: protein MTTNPLSPTSNMADFRTRTSGADNTLFGETLTRQTIVNLAIGGLTSLFVLVTVISSFVFPTPPPTALNIFFVVCIIMICSSVLVLSWEFYNLVFYCATCSQCCNMMFDSLG from the exons ATGACCACAAACCCTCTCAGTCCCACCAGCAACATGGCTGATTTTAGGACGCGCACCAGTGGCGCAGACAACACGCTGTTTGGAGAGACTTTAACACGG caAACAATTGTTAATCTGGCTATTGGTGGACTCACATCTCTGTTTGTCCTA GTAACTGTCATCAGTTCATTTGTCTTCCCCACACCTCCTCCGACAGCCTTAAATATCTTCTTTGTGGTCTGCATCATCATGATCTGTTCTTCTGTATTGGTGCTG TCATGGGAGTTttacaatttagttttttactGTGCTACATGCTCACAATGCTGCAACATGATGTTTGATTCTTTGGg ataG
- the tmem243a gene encoding transmembrane protein 243 isoform X1 → MTTNPLSPTSNMADFRTRTSGADNTLFGETLTRQTIVNLAIGGLTSLFVLVTVISSFVFPTPPPTALNIFFVVCIIMICSSVLVLIVWYRQGDLDPKFRGLIYYSISLIFLLCLCANMYFHDFGR, encoded by the exons ATGACCACAAACCCTCTCAGTCCCACCAGCAACATGGCTGATTTTAGGACGCGCACCAGTGGCGCAGACAACACGCTGTTTGGAGAGACTTTAACACGG caAACAATTGTTAATCTGGCTATTGGTGGACTCACATCTCTGTTTGTCCTA GTAACTGTCATCAGTTCATTTGTCTTCCCCACACCTCCTCCGACAGCCTTAAATATCTTCTTTGTGGTCTGCATCATCATGATCTGTTCTTCTGTATTGGTGCTG ataGTCTGGTATCGTCAAGGTGATCTGGATCCTAAGTTTCGTGGTCTGATTTATTATTCCATAAGTCTCATTTTCCTCCTCTGTCTGTGTGCCAATATGTACTTTCATGATTTTGGAAGATGA
- the tmem243a gene encoding transmembrane protein 243 isoform X3 has translation MTTNPLSPTSNMADFRTRTSGADNTLFGETLTRVTVISSFVFPTPPPTALNIFFVVCIIMICSSVLVLIVWYRQGDLDPKFRGLIYYSISLIFLLCLCANMYFHDFGR, from the exons ATGACCACAAACCCTCTCAGTCCCACCAGCAACATGGCTGATTTTAGGACGCGCACCAGTGGCGCAGACAACACGCTGTTTGGAGAGACTTTAACACGG GTAACTGTCATCAGTTCATTTGTCTTCCCCACACCTCCTCCGACAGCCTTAAATATCTTCTTTGTGGTCTGCATCATCATGATCTGTTCTTCTGTATTGGTGCTG ataGTCTGGTATCGTCAAGGTGATCTGGATCCTAAGTTTCGTGGTCTGATTTATTATTCCATAAGTCTCATTTTCCTCCTCTGTCTGTGTGCCAATATGTACTTTCATGATTTTGGAAGATGA